From Echeneis naucrates chromosome 7, fEcheNa1.1, whole genome shotgun sequence, one genomic window encodes:
- the arl6ip5b gene encoding ADP-ribosylation factor-like 6 interacting protein 5b, which translates to MAAKMELAPLRPWDDFFPGTDRFAKPEFGDLAKWNNRVISNLLYYQTNYFAAAVVVFIIVGFLNPFGMFLGGSVVTLVFAGSVWAGENKATIKNFKRRNPTLFVIGVMVTSYFLLSLFGGVMVFIFGITFPLLLILIHASLRLRNMKNRLENKIEGVGLKKTPMGVIMDLLDQQEEKINKIQDFIESKIKE; encoded by the exons atggcagcCAAGATGGAGCTCGCACCCCTCAGACCGTGGGATGACTTCTTCCCCGGAACCGATCGCTTCGCCAAACCGGAGTTTGGAGATTTGGCCAAGTGGAACAACAGAGTGATCAGCAACTTGCTGTATTATCAGACCAATTATTTTGCAGCGGCCGTGGTGGTTTTTATCATTGTAGG GTTCCTGAACCCGTTTGGCATGTTTCTGGGAGGATCTGTGGTGACTCTGGTCTTTGCGGGTTCAGTGTGGGCAGGCGAGAACAAGGCCACCATCAAGAACTTCAAGAGGAGGAACCCCACCCTGTTTGTGATTGGGGTTATGGTCACCAGCTACTTTCTTCTGTCACTGTTTGGTGGCGTCATGGTGTTCATCTTTGGGATCACCTTCCCTTTGCTGT TAATTTTGATCCATGCCTCGCTGAGACTGCGCAACATGAAGAACAGACTGGAGAACAAGATTGAAGGTGTTGGGCTGAAGAAGACCCCAATGGGAGTCATCATGGACCTCCTGGATcaacaggaggagaaaattaACAAGATTCAGGATTTTATTGAAAGCAAGATCAAGGAGTAA